The genomic stretch GCCAGTCCAATAACTACGCCGCCATCTTCCTTCTTAATCCCGAATCTCAGGTCTTCGTGGCCCAGGGCGTGGACATCACCGACCAGATCATCGCGCTGTACAACGAGAAGCACCCGGTCGCCGCCCAGGGAAGCCCTGCAGGCGGCAGCAGCCGCTAGCAGGTGCGGGGAGAGAGGAGTAGAACGATGAATCGCATATCAGGAACAATCTGTTGGTCGGCCGCCACCCTGGCATTGACTATCCTGCTGACGGCGCCGCTGGTGGCTCAGCAGGAAGCGGCCCCGGCGGGAGAGCAGATGGGGCAGGGCGTCATGGTGGCCGAGAAAATGGGCTTCTTGAGCTTCCGAGGCGCCTTGCAGGCTACCAACGAAGTCAAGGCACAAATCGCCGACATCCAAAAATTCGTGGACGAGAAGAACACCGAGTCGACCCAGAAGATCGACGCCATCAACTCCCTTCAGGAGGAGATCAACGCCAAAGCGCGTTCTCTCAACAGCGAGACGCTGGAAGAGATGAGGACCCGCCTGGAGCGCCTGCGTACCGACCTCAAGCGCTTTCAGGAAGACACGCAGCGCGAGATCAACCGGCGCCGCGACCGGCTCTTTCAAACCTATGGGCCCAAGTTGCAGGCCGTCATTAATGAATATGCCCAGGCCAATTCCTATTCGGTGATTTTCCTCACCGACGAGCAGAGCTTCG from Acidobacteriota bacterium encodes the following:
- a CDS encoding OmpH family outer membrane protein, which translates into the protein MNRISGTICWSAATLALTILLTAPLVAQQEAAPAGEQMGQGVMVAEKMGFLSFRGALQATNEVKAQIADIQKFVDEKNTESTQKIDAINSLQEEINAKARSLNSETLEEMRTRLERLRTDLKRFQEDTQREINRRRDRLFQTYGPKLQAVINEYAQANSYSVIFLTDEQSFGYIDPQWELTEEVAAAYNEKHPAQAPDASPSASESAPPPSKGPR